The Malus domestica chromosome 10, GDT2T_hap1 nucleotide sequence acacactttTTTTACCATCTCACACattctttcaatttttggccGTCGGATCAAATGAATAGAAGAAGAGCAGTAGACAAAAATTAACTAGAGTCTGTGGGAGGTAAAAAGGCGTATGTGAATAGCACTCCCCTACTTTGTACGAGAAAATTGTTAGTAtatcacatttttttaccatatttttatacctTCGGATGTGGCAAGTGATGGTTTAAATGCCACatcaattaatgaatttatctTATTGAATGTTCATTGTATGCACCACGTGTCACATGAGATGATGCAGAAATGTGATATAAATATATGGTCTCGCAAGCATAACTTTTTTCAGATACTTAGATGCTTATATTTACGTAAACATATTGTTGGAAATTTaagtagtttgagtagaaatttctttgtcccacattggctattcccaaaagatttcatcactttatatggctttgtcctttatagaaagtgattggagtaataggcattggagaataaaattgggctcacccttggggttgggctttgttgtgcactaattaattgataattaatatataattaattatagttaatatatataatatatattatttaattatttaattaattattttttatttgaacagacttatcttttcagatgaagtctgaagtcAATAAAAACGCAGAGAGCACTGCACCCCATGTAAAGAGATATCTCCCAATAGTCACATCCAATTCTTATACGTGTTGCGAACAGGCATAATCCCTCTATATATACATCCGTCTGAATGGCATTTAGAACACAGAAAACATAAATCTCCTTCTATAATCCATAGCATTCTTACTAAAAGTACCACAAAGAAATTCGCTAGAAGTTaagttttccggtgctggaatcctaacttgatcgttgaatcctggtgaaacaGACGTCCGgagaactataagcattgaGTAGGGGTGAAATTTTCGTTTCAATGACATTGCGGTAcacaagcctcgatcttcaatatTTCTGTTTAAATTAGTTTATTATTCATACACTGTTTATTtgttagcatatataaatttatcacaGATTATTAACACATATCCAACAATCTTGAAATAGAAAATTTATGGACCAACAATATGTAAATGTGAATGGCGCTGTACCAAAATACTCTGAAAAGCCTGAGAAGTTCAAAGGCCTGGACTTCAAGAGATGGCAACAGAAGATGTTGTTCTTCCTGACAACAATGAATCTCACTTATGTTGTCAAGAAAGAAGCTCCGAAGTCTAATGAGAATCCAATGACGAAAGAAACTATCATGGCAATTGAAACTTGGAATCATTCTGAGTTTTGTTGCAGGAATTATATTCTTAATAGTTTAGATGACAATCTCTACGACATTTATTCTCTATGCAAGACAGCAAAGGAGTTGTGGGAATCCCTGGAGAAAAAGTATAAGATTGATGATGCcggttcaaagaaatttgttaTCGATAAGTTTCTCAAATATACAATGGTGGATTCAAAATCTGTTGTCTCTCAGGTCGAAGAAATCCAGAAATTGATCTATGAACTGCACTCTGAGGGATGTGAGATCAATGAGCATTTCCAAGTTGGGGCAATAATTGAAAAATTGCCAACTTCGTGGACTGACTTCAAAATTTATCTTAAGCACAAGCGTCGTGAGATGAATATGGAGGATTTGATCCTGAGCCTATGAGTGGAAGAAGACCACAGAAAGGCAGACTGTTCTGGAGGGTTTTCTGCCATTGAAGCCATGCAAATTATGTTGAGGGAGGAAACTCCAAGGCCAAGCTGAAGAAGAATAAGGCTCCAAAAACCAAGCAGTTTGTACAATCTGCCCCTGCTCCCAAAGGCAAgaatttgaagaagattaaGGGTGCATGCTATGTGTGTGGCAAATCTGGTCACAAagcacaagattgttatcatcaCAAGGATGGAAATCATGCCAAcggaaacaacaacaaccatgctaacatggcaaccaccaaTGAAGAATTAGCTGCTGTTGTGTCCGAGGTCAACATGGTCTCAAATGTGAGTGAATGGTTGTTGGATACTGGTGTTACTAAGCACATCTGTGCTGACAGAAATCTATTCACTGAATACCATCCTGCTGCCCATGGAGAAAAGCTGTATATGGGCAATTCTGCCTCATCTGTGATGGAGGGCAAAGGCAAAGTGGTACTCAAATTCACATCTGGAAAGAGTCTCACCTTGTTGAATGTGATGCATGATCGTGAAATAAGGAGGAACTTGGTTTCTGGACCTATTCTGATTACTAAGGGCCTTAAACTTGTAATGGAATCCAGCAAATTTGTACTTACCAAGGGTAGGATGTTTGTTGGGAAGGGTTATGTGGCTGATGGCCTCGTAAAACTCAATGTAATTGCCATTGATGatgctaataaaataaatgcTTCTACTTATATTATTGAATCTTCTAATATTTGGCATGCTAGATTaggacatgttaatttttgttccaAGCAAAGAATGGTTAAATTAGAATTATTACCTAAAttcaaaattgattttaatcatAAGTGTGAAACATTTACTGAATCGAAATTTGCTAGGCAAACGAGAAAGTCAATTCTggaaagatcaaatgaattacttGGACAAAGCTTTGAATATGTTTATTTGATGATTGCAATAAATATTGCTATGTTTATTTGATTCATAGCAAGGACGAAGCCTTG carries:
- the LOC139188589 gene encoding uncharacterized protein, with product MDQQYVNVNGAVPKYSEKPEKFKGLDFKRWQQKMLFFLTTMNLTYVVKKEAPKSNENPMTKETIMAIETWNHSEFCCRNYILNSLDDNLYDIYSLCKTAKELWESLEKKYKIDDAGSKKFVIDKFLKYTMVDSKSVVSQVEEIQKLIYELHSEGCEINEHFQVGAIIEKLPTSWTDFKIYLKHKRREMNMEDLILSL